The following proteins come from a genomic window of Yinghuangia sp. ASG 101:
- a CDS encoding SAM-dependent methyltransferase, translating into MVGTARRGSGGDGVAGGVGVTALLVAAARALETHRHDSLARDVYAEHFVRAAPASAGWPVRPEQVPDGEACPLWGRFARYFGLRTRVLDDFLLTSMGAGARQVVLLGAGLDARAYRLDWPDGSVVFEIDRDSVLAFKHGVLGGLSATPKATRVPVPVDLREDWVRALLDSGFDRTAPSVWLAEGLLFYLPNAAETYLIDTVDQLTPGGSALAYEVKLEKDLLEYRESPLYAATRTMIGIDLLHLFDKEPRPDSAGHLARKGWDTSVRTPFEFTREHGRGPLPEPNDALEGNRWVFAGKP; encoded by the coding sequence ATGGTCGGCACGGCGCGGCGGGGCAGCGGTGGGGACGGGGTGGCGGGGGGTGTCGGTGTCACCGCGCTGCTGGTGGCGGCGGCGCGGGCGCTCGAGACACATCGGCACGACAGCTTGGCGCGTGACGTCTACGCGGAGCATTTCGTCCGCGCCGCACCGGCGTCCGCGGGCTGGCCGGTCCGCCCGGAGCAGGTTCCCGACGGGGAGGCGTGCCCGCTGTGGGGCCGGTTCGCCCGCTACTTCGGTCTGCGCACGCGGGTTCTCGACGACTTCCTCCTCACGTCGATGGGCGCGGGCGCCCGGCAGGTCGTCCTCCTCGGCGCGGGGTTGGACGCGCGGGCGTACCGGCTCGACTGGCCCGACGGCAGCGTGGTGTTCGAGATCGACCGCGACAGCGTGCTGGCGTTCAAGCACGGCGTGCTCGGCGGGTTGTCGGCCACGCCCAAGGCGACGCGCGTGCCGGTCCCGGTCGATCTGCGCGAGGACTGGGTCCGGGCGCTGCTCGACTCCGGTTTCGACCGCACCGCGCCGAGCGTGTGGCTGGCGGAGGGCCTGCTGTTCTACCTGCCCAACGCCGCCGAGACGTACCTCATCGACACGGTCGACCAACTGACGCCGGGGGGAAGCGCGTTGGCGTACGAGGTCAAGTTGGAGAAGGACCTGCTGGAGTATCGCGAGAGCCCGCTGTACGCCGCGACGCGGACGATGATCGGCATCGACCTGCTCCACTTGTTCGACAAGGAGCCGCGTCCCGATTCCGCGGGCCATCTGGCGCGCAAGGGCTGGGACACCTCGGTGCGCACGCCGTTCGAGTTCACGCGCGAGCACGGGCGCGGGCCGCTCCCGGAGCCGAACGACGCGCTGGAGGGCAACCGCTGGGTGTTCGCGGGCAAGCCGTAG
- a CDS encoding AMP-binding protein, with the protein MTSARALPAPSAERAARYRALGWWDARLLADGIEAAAARRPGAPALIDDEVSLSRAELAATVGAAVAALSAHGVRAGDSVVLVSGNTRHGVIAYHGLLRLGALITALDRRCGPADLRAALDTLPGRAR; encoded by the coding sequence ATGACCTCCGCACGCGCACTCCCCGCCCCCTCCGCCGAACGCGCCGCCCGCTACCGGGCCCTCGGTTGGTGGGACGCCCGCCTGCTCGCGGACGGCATCGAGGCCGCCGCCGCCCGCCGACCGGGCGCACCGGCCCTCATCGACGACGAAGTCTCGCTCAGCCGCGCCGAGTTGGCCGCCACCGTCGGCGCCGCGGTGGCCGCATTGTCCGCGCACGGGGTGCGGGCGGGCGACAGCGTGGTGCTGGTGAGCGGCAACACCCGGCACGGCGTGATCGCGTACCACGGGCTGCTGCGTCTCGGCGCGCTGATCACCGCGCTCGACCGCCGGTGCGGCCCCGCGGACCTGCGCGCCGCGCTCGACACGCTCCCGGGCCGGGCGCGCTGA
- a CDS encoding acyl-CoA dehydrogenase family protein has translation MLEMTSGSVRDPLRDDARTYLAEFEARLASPPPALTRAARPIASYADRVAAASDLMRVLYDEGWARYGWPVEAGGLGGTIVHRAAMWEALARHGLPQMALFEHLEILAPTLVALGRPEFVARVLPRFLRGEQRWCQGFSEPDAGSDLAALRTRAVPVDGGHRVTGRKIWTSWARYATWCLVLARTGTPESRHRGLTAFVVDLRAPEVEVRPIEQANGTDELAEVTFDGAFVPPAGTVGEVGGGWKVAMHILAHERGTFAWFRHSFLRRQLLDALAHGGAAADGLLGGALLDLAAVRAVSNDALGRHASGATLGPRSAFSKLLLATAEQSVNDWAYASDPDLAVGIQDDHAAVRRQDYLFSRIVTVYGGSQQMQLDTIAKQILRLP, from the coding sequence ATGTTGGAAATGACCTCGGGCAGTGTGCGTGACCCGCTGCGCGACGACGCGCGTACCTATCTGGCGGAATTCGAGGCCCGGCTCGCCTCCCCACCGCCGGCTCTGACCCGTGCGGCACGGCCGATCGCCTCGTACGCGGACCGGGTCGCCGCCGCATCCGACCTCATGCGTGTGCTGTACGACGAGGGCTGGGCCCGCTACGGATGGCCCGTCGAGGCCGGCGGGCTCGGCGGCACCATCGTGCACCGCGCCGCGATGTGGGAGGCCCTGGCCCGCCACGGCCTCCCACAGATGGCGCTGTTCGAGCACCTGGAGATCCTGGCCCCGACCCTGGTCGCCCTCGGGCGGCCCGAGTTCGTCGCCCGGGTGCTGCCGCGCTTCCTGCGCGGCGAACAGCGCTGGTGCCAGGGCTTCTCCGAACCCGACGCCGGGTCGGACCTGGCCGCGCTGCGCACCCGCGCCGTCCCCGTCGACGGCGGCCACCGCGTCACCGGCCGGAAGATCTGGACCAGTTGGGCCCGCTACGCGACGTGGTGCCTCGTGCTCGCCCGGACCGGGACACCGGAGTCGCGCCACCGCGGCCTGACCGCCTTCGTCGTCGACCTGCGCGCCCCGGAGGTCGAGGTCAGGCCCATCGAACAGGCCAACGGCACCGACGAGTTGGCCGAGGTGACCTTCGACGGGGCCTTCGTCCCGCCGGCCGGGACCGTCGGCGAGGTGGGCGGCGGCTGGAAGGTCGCGATGCACATCCTCGCCCACGAGCGCGGCACCTTCGCGTGGTTCCGGCACTCGTTCCTGCGCCGCCAACTCCTCGACGCCCTGGCCCACGGGGGCGCCGCCGCGGACGGGCTTCTCGGCGGCGCGCTGCTCGACCTGGCCGCCGTCCGGGCCGTCAGCAACGACGCACTCGGCAGGCACGCCTCCGGCGCGACCCTCGGCCCGAGGTCGGCCTTCTCCAAACTCCTCCTCGCGACCGCCGAACAGTCGGTCAACGACTGGGCGTACGCGAGCGACCCGGACCTCGCCGTCGGGATCCAGGACGACCACGCGGCGGTTCGCCGGCAGGACTACCTCTTCTCCCGCATCGTCACCGTCTACGGGGGGTCCCAGCAGATGCAACTCGACACCATCGCCAAACAGATCCTGCGGCTGCCATGA
- a CDS encoding class I adenylate-forming enzyme family protein, whose amino-acid sequence MRKWSGASGAMSADSMSANAAPSDATPTEAAAGTTRPWATSADTASAEDAAGAAPTESGARPTRPDTTSSDASADDAAGATPSGAGSSRAATGPAPGPSPVGLRTLALGGAMLPRPLLDLADGTFGIEVARVYGSSEAPNFTGSLPGDARETRLSDDGALMPGSEVRVGSSGHPREGLLRGPGVFLGYLDPEDDAAAFEDGWFRSGDQVELHGGRLTVVGRLKEVVNRNGLKISLTEIDATLADLPGVLELASFAVPDPVTGERLAVAVRAADGVTVTLDTVVAHLTALGTARRKLPEQLVCWDGPLPRTASGKIVRSGLVMEAPAQESDVAARLREPGAGGA is encoded by the coding sequence GTGCGGAAGTGGTCGGGGGCATCGGGCGCGATGTCGGCGGACTCGATGTCGGCGAATGCGGCGCCGTCGGACGCGACGCCGACCGAAGCCGCGGCGGGAACGACACGGCCGTGGGCGACATCGGCGGACACGGCGTCGGCGGAGGACGCGGCCGGGGCGGCACCGACCGAGTCCGGGGCACGCCCGACGCGGCCGGACACCACGTCATCGGACGCTTCGGCGGACGACGCGGCGGGCGCGACGCCGTCCGGAGCGGGCTCATCGCGAGCCGCGACGGGACCGGCGCCCGGGCCGTCACCCGTCGGCCTGCGCACCCTCGCGCTGGGCGGCGCGATGCTGCCGCGACCGCTGCTCGACCTCGCCGACGGCACGTTCGGGATCGAGGTCGCCCGGGTCTACGGCTCCAGCGAGGCCCCCAACTTCACCGGCAGCCTGCCCGGCGACGCCCGCGAGACGAGGCTGTCCGACGACGGGGCGCTCATGCCCGGCAGCGAGGTGCGCGTCGGGTCGAGCGGCCACCCGCGCGAGGGCCTGCTGCGCGGACCGGGCGTCTTCCTGGGCTATCTCGACCCCGAGGACGACGCGGCGGCCTTCGAGGACGGCTGGTTCCGCAGCGGCGACCAGGTCGAACTGCACGGCGGCAGGCTGACCGTCGTCGGCCGGCTCAAGGAGGTCGTGAACCGCAACGGCCTCAAGATCTCGCTCACGGAAATCGACGCGACCCTCGCGGACCTGCCCGGCGTCCTGGAGCTCGCCTCGTTCGCCGTACCGGATCCCGTGACCGGGGAGCGCCTGGCCGTCGCCGTCCGAGCCGCCGACGGTGTCACCGTCACTCTCGACACCGTCGTGGCCCACCTCACGGCCCTGGGCACCGCCCGGCGCAAGCTGCCCGAGCAACTGGTGTGCTGGGACGGGCCGTTGCCCCGGACCGCGTCGGGCAAGATCGTCCGGTCGGGCCTGGTGATGGAGGCGCCGGCGCAGGAGTCGGACGTCGCCGCGCGGCTGCGGGAGCCCGGCGCCGGGGGCGCGTGA
- a CDS encoding AMP-binding protein, with the protein MTSWDSSEDAVTAASFYRIAEKAPDREAVVDTDGTVLTYGRLAARVNQISRGLRALGLGGGDRVAVVLPNGRAFLEVVLAVAQVGMYAVPINGRSTAAEIGYVLRDSGARVVVASADAATKCTEDDVPAARFVAGGPVPGWRPYDELGRDEPQSPPDDRGFGYVMGYTSGTTGRPKGVTVSTVGADPEFVIPFLLERTVRPYDPEATGTHLVCAPLYHAAPVAHMFGFVNAGHRVVIHEKFDPERVLRDIERFRVTSVHMVPTHFHRLLALPDDARSRYDLTTLRAVIHAGAPCPVAVKRRMIDWLGPVVWEYLAGTEGYVARVSAHEWLERPGTVGRPADGVTVRIIGDDGVEVPAGEPGTIYFGTPGQAGFTYHNDPEKTAASHRDGLGTAGDVGLLDEDGYLFLLDRRVDLIISGGANVYPAEVEGRLLEHPEVADAAVIGVPHPDWGRAVVAVVRPAEGVVADADLARRLTEHCRAGLAPYKCPRHVEFRDDFPRTEAGKLRRRVLRDAYRHLEVT; encoded by the coding sequence ATGACGTCGTGGGACTCCTCCGAGGACGCGGTGACCGCCGCGTCCTTCTACCGGATCGCGGAGAAGGCGCCCGACCGCGAGGCGGTCGTCGACACCGACGGGACGGTGCTGACGTACGGTCGGCTCGCCGCGCGGGTCAACCAAATCTCGCGCGGGCTCCGGGCGTTGGGGCTCGGCGGCGGCGACCGGGTGGCGGTCGTGCTGCCGAACGGGCGCGCGTTCCTGGAGGTGGTGCTGGCGGTCGCGCAGGTCGGCATGTACGCGGTGCCGATCAACGGGCGTTCGACGGCGGCCGAGATCGGCTACGTGCTGCGGGACAGCGGCGCCCGGGTGGTGGTGGCATCGGCGGACGCGGCAACGAAGTGCACCGAAGACGACGTGCCAGCCGCCCGGTTCGTCGCGGGCGGGCCCGTGCCGGGGTGGCGGCCGTACGACGAACTCGGCCGCGACGAGCCGCAAAGCCCGCCGGACGACCGGGGTTTCGGCTACGTCATGGGCTACACGTCGGGAACGACCGGGCGTCCCAAGGGAGTCACCGTCAGCACCGTCGGCGCCGACCCCGAGTTCGTGATCCCGTTCCTGCTGGAGCGCACGGTGCGGCCGTACGACCCGGAGGCGACCGGGACACACCTGGTCTGCGCGCCGCTCTACCACGCCGCGCCCGTCGCGCACATGTTCGGCTTCGTCAACGCGGGCCACCGGGTGGTGATCCACGAGAAGTTCGATCCGGAACGCGTGCTGCGGGACATCGAGCGCTTCCGCGTCACCTCGGTGCACATGGTCCCCACCCACTTCCACCGCCTGCTGGCGCTGCCCGACGACGCGAGGTCGCGGTACGACCTGACGACTCTGCGGGCCGTGATCCACGCGGGGGCACCGTGCCCCGTGGCCGTCAAACGCCGCATGATCGACTGGCTCGGCCCGGTGGTGTGGGAGTACCTGGCCGGGACCGAGGGCTACGTGGCACGTGTCAGCGCGCACGAGTGGCTGGAGCGTCCCGGCACCGTGGGGCGCCCCGCGGACGGGGTGACGGTCAGGATCATCGGCGACGACGGCGTCGAGGTGCCCGCGGGGGAGCCCGGGACGATCTACTTCGGCACCCCGGGCCAGGCTGGATTCACGTACCACAACGACCCCGAGAAGACCGCCGCGAGCCACCGCGACGGCCTCGGCACGGCGGGCGACGTGGGACTTCTCGACGAGGACGGCTACCTGTTCCTCCTCGACCGGCGCGTCGACCTGATCATCTCCGGCGGCGCCAACGTCTATCCGGCCGAGGTCGAGGGCCGGCTGCTGGAGCACCCCGAGGTGGCCGACGCCGCGGTCATCGGGGTGCCCCACCCGGACTGGGGCAGGGCGGTGGTCGCGGTGGTGCGTCCCGCGGAGGGCGTGGTGGCCGACGCGGACCTGGCCCGCCGGCTCACCGAGCACTGCCGGGCCGGGCTGGCTCCGTACAAGTGTCCCCGACACGTCGAGTTCCGCGACGACTTCCCGCGCACCGAGGCCGGCAAGCTCCGCCGGCGCGTGCTGCGGGACGCGTACCGGCACCTTGAGGTGACATGA
- a CDS encoding acyl-CoA dehydrogenase family protein produces the protein MSETPERVAIQEYRARARDWLAANLEPRTGPAESYAHAADKSEAYITEQRRLQRRVFEAGYAGITWPVEYGGQGLPRACQRAFDAEARRYRMPDFGIVGGTSYGVCAMTMLAHGSPEFLRRHIPRMLAGDELFVQFFSDPEAGSDLAGVRTQAVRRGDTWVLNGSKIWSSGAYYADWGMCLARTDWDVPKHQGLTWFAVPIRAKGVTVRRIRQINGNAEFCQEFFDDVELGDEHVIGAVNDGWTVTRTMLLHERGGGSDPVPKTARDVRRPAPDLVALAASRDRLDDPLAQQLVMRAHIDDVARAMLGRRLGALIRADPARAGGVASYGKLAAGTYDPIRANLALEIAEDAAVTWPDAGAPGADAATGLLNSRFMAIAGGTVEMQRNSIGERVLGLPREPSFDTGKPFREVIRDAHNWSPHAD, from the coding sequence ATGTCTGAGACACCGGAGCGCGTCGCCATCCAGGAGTACCGCGCCCGGGCGCGCGATTGGCTCGCCGCGAACCTGGAACCGAGGACCGGGCCGGCCGAGTCCTATGCCCATGCCGCGGACAAGTCCGAGGCCTACATCACGGAGCAACGGCGTTTGCAGCGCCGGGTGTTCGAGGCCGGCTACGCGGGGATCACCTGGCCCGTCGAGTACGGCGGCCAAGGCCTGCCGAGGGCGTGCCAGCGCGCGTTCGACGCGGAGGCGCGCCGCTACCGGATGCCCGACTTCGGCATCGTGGGCGGCACGTCGTACGGGGTCTGCGCGATGACCATGCTGGCGCACGGCTCGCCGGAGTTCCTGCGCCGACACATCCCGCGCATGCTCGCCGGCGACGAACTGTTCGTCCAGTTCTTCTCCGACCCCGAGGCCGGCTCCGACCTCGCCGGGGTGCGCACCCAGGCCGTGCGGCGCGGCGACACCTGGGTCCTGAACGGGTCCAAGATCTGGAGCAGCGGCGCCTACTACGCGGACTGGGGCATGTGCCTGGCCCGCACCGACTGGGACGTGCCGAAGCACCAGGGGCTGACCTGGTTCGCCGTCCCGATCCGTGCCAAGGGTGTCACCGTGCGGCGGATCCGCCAGATCAACGGCAACGCCGAGTTCTGCCAGGAGTTCTTCGACGACGTCGAACTCGGCGACGAGCACGTCATCGGTGCCGTGAACGACGGCTGGACGGTCACCCGGACCATGCTCCTGCACGAGCGCGGCGGCGGCTCGGACCCCGTCCCGAAAACCGCGCGGGATGTACGGCGGCCGGCACCCGACCTGGTCGCGTTGGCCGCGTCCCGCGACCGGCTGGACGACCCGCTCGCGCAGCAACTCGTGATGCGCGCCCACATCGACGACGTCGCCCGCGCGATGCTGGGTCGGCGGCTCGGCGCGCTGATCCGCGCCGACCCGGCCCGTGCGGGCGGGGTCGCCTCGTACGGCAAGCTCGCCGCCGGGACGTACGACCCGATCCGGGCCAATCTCGCGCTGGAGATCGCCGAGGACGCGGCCGTCACGTGGCCGGACGCGGGCGCCCCGGGCGCCGACGCCGCGACCGGCCTGCTCAACAGCCGCTTCATGGCGATCGCGGGCGGCACCGTCGAGATGCAGCGCAACAGCATCGGCGAACGCGTACTCGGCCTCCCCCGCGAACCGTCCTTCGACACAGGCAAACCCTTCCGAGAGGTAATCCGAGACGCACACAACTGGTCACCCCACGCCGACTGA
- a CDS encoding AMP-binding protein, whose protein sequence is MTSVAELLRERAEDDGDALLIGDERWSYRRMFAEASRRAALSADVIGGEQPPHIGVLLDNVADYMFWLGAAALSGSVIVGINATYRGDQLGQLIRHTDCRLLVTSSSFRPLLDGVATGVAPDRVLVVDEPAYAARLEGLSERAPDHAVRDDDLFLLIFTSGSTGLPKAVRCTQGRFARTGAHVAKVAELGTGDVVYAPLPFFHSSSLFTGWASALNTGIPLATRPKFSASNTLPDIRRFGATMLTYTGKVLNYILATPEGADDAANPLRLAIGNEASTRDMREFARRFDSNVRDSYGSTEGIIIIRRDPSMPEGALGTAAPTVKVLDPETGRECPPAVFGPDRRPTNLDEAVGEIVETSADSGFEGYHNNEEATKARFHDGRYWSGDLAYRDADGWLYFAGRTNDWLRVDGENFAAAPVENILARHPDVRSVAVYAVPDDPVGDRVMAAIELRTGARFDPTDFDRFLSAQPDLGPKWIPAFVRVTDELPKLASMKIDKMRLRREAWQTDSIFWRPAKNHPLRPLTTPDRTHLSPLLP, encoded by the coding sequence ATGACCTCAGTGGCGGAACTGCTGCGGGAGCGGGCCGAGGACGACGGCGACGCGCTGCTCATCGGCGACGAACGGTGGTCGTATCGCCGGATGTTCGCCGAGGCGAGCCGCCGGGCCGCCCTGAGCGCGGACGTCATCGGCGGCGAACAGCCGCCGCACATCGGCGTGTTGCTCGACAACGTGGCGGACTACATGTTCTGGCTGGGTGCGGCGGCCCTGTCCGGATCCGTGATCGTGGGCATCAACGCGACCTACCGCGGCGACCAGCTCGGCCAGTTGATCCGGCACACCGACTGCCGCCTACTGGTCACCTCGTCCTCCTTCCGCCCGCTCCTCGACGGCGTCGCGACCGGTGTCGCCCCGGACCGGGTGCTGGTCGTCGACGAACCGGCGTACGCGGCACGGCTGGAGGGCCTGTCGGAACGCGCGCCCGACCACGCTGTGCGGGACGACGACCTCTTCCTGCTGATCTTCACGTCCGGCTCGACCGGACTCCCCAAGGCGGTGCGCTGCACCCAGGGCCGTTTCGCCCGCACGGGAGCCCACGTCGCCAAGGTGGCCGAACTCGGCACGGGAGACGTCGTCTACGCGCCGCTGCCCTTCTTCCACTCCAGTTCGCTGTTCACCGGCTGGGCGTCGGCGCTGAACACGGGTATCCCCCTCGCGACCCGGCCGAAGTTCTCCGCGTCGAACACGCTGCCGGACATCCGCCGCTTCGGCGCGACGATGCTGACGTACACCGGCAAGGTGCTCAACTACATCCTCGCCACGCCCGAGGGCGCCGACGACGCCGCCAACCCACTGCGCCTGGCCATCGGCAACGAGGCCTCCACGCGGGACATGCGCGAGTTCGCGCGGCGCTTCGACAGCAACGTTCGCGACAGCTACGGGTCCACCGAGGGGATCATCATCATCCGGCGGGATCCGTCGATGCCCGAGGGCGCGCTCGGCACCGCCGCGCCGACGGTCAAGGTGCTCGACCCGGAGACCGGTCGGGAGTGCCCGCCCGCGGTCTTCGGCCCGGACCGCCGCCCCACCAACCTCGACGAGGCCGTCGGGGAGATCGTCGAGACCTCGGCGGACTCGGGCTTCGAGGGCTACCACAACAACGAGGAGGCGACGAAAGCCCGCTTCCACGACGGCCGTTACTGGTCCGGCGACCTCGCCTACCGGGACGCCGACGGCTGGCTCTACTTCGCCGGCCGCACCAACGACTGGCTCCGCGTGGACGGCGAGAACTTCGCGGCGGCCCCCGTGGAGAACATCCTGGCCCGGCACCCCGACGTCCGCTCCGTCGCGGTGTACGCCGTCCCCGACGACCCGGTCGGAGACCGCGTGATGGCCGCGATCGAACTCCGCACCGGAGCCCGCTTCGACCCCACCGACTTCGACCGCTTCCTGTCCGCACAACCGGACTTGGGCCCCAAGTGGATCCCCGCCTTCGTCCGGGTCACCGACGAACTCCCCAAACTCGCCAGCATGAAGATCGACAAGATGCGCCTGCGCCGCGAGGCATGGCAAACGGATTCCATCTTCTGGCGCCCCGCGAAAAACCACCCCCTACGCCCCCTCACCACCCCCGACCGCACCCACCTGTCCCCCCTCCTCCCCTGA
- a CDS encoding acyl-CoA dehydrogenase family protein: MSVRLIPELTDEQRMFADAVVRVMESGCPLSAVREHAERGEPGDPALRRKLADLGCFGLLVAEERGGGSLSGNGVADAAIVAAERGARLQPGPFVGTAVAAYTLGEAGTERAHHMALDALVAGASAATWAADGVLGSARPGLTVHETADGFVLSGTVRAVQDADECDTLLVTTRTGDTVRHFLLDRTADGLPGLSATRTESLDVTRRFHDLRFDAVRVPAAARLGSPAGRGATAGLLDRQIALAAVLSAAESVGAMDADFALAVDYAKTRIAFGRPIGSFQGLKHTLANTGLMLEMCKGLVAGAAGALGSGAPDGAAMAQMARAFVSERAVELAHNCFQVFGGIGYTWEHDQHLFLRRLAAEAHQFGAPAWFRARLWGQAVSGGHTTERTADV; encoded by the coding sequence ATGAGCGTCCGCCTGATACCCGAACTCACGGACGAGCAAAGGATGTTCGCCGATGCCGTGGTACGGGTCATGGAGTCCGGCTGCCCGCTGTCCGCGGTGCGGGAACACGCCGAGCGCGGCGAGCCCGGCGACCCCGCGCTGCGCCGCAAACTGGCCGACCTCGGCTGCTTCGGGCTGCTCGTGGCCGAGGAGCGCGGCGGCGGGAGCCTGTCGGGGAACGGGGTCGCGGACGCCGCGATCGTCGCCGCCGAGCGCGGCGCGCGGCTGCAGCCCGGGCCGTTCGTGGGCACGGCCGTCGCGGCGTACACCCTCGGCGAGGCCGGCACCGAACGCGCCCACCACATGGCCCTGGACGCACTGGTCGCGGGAGCCTCGGCGGCGACCTGGGCCGCCGACGGCGTCCTCGGCTCGGCCCGGCCGGGCCTGACGGTGCACGAGACGGCGGACGGCTTCGTGCTGTCGGGCACCGTGCGGGCCGTCCAGGACGCCGACGAATGTGACACCCTCCTGGTCACCACCCGCACGGGCGACACCGTGCGGCACTTCCTCCTCGACCGCACCGCCGACGGGCTGCCGGGCCTGTCCGCGACACGCACCGAAAGCCTCGACGTCACCCGGCGGTTCCACGACCTGCGCTTCGACGCCGTCCGCGTGCCCGCCGCGGCCCGGCTCGGCTCCCCGGCCGGCCGCGGCGCGACAGCCGGCCTCCTCGACCGGCAGATCGCCCTCGCCGCCGTCCTGAGCGCGGCCGAGTCGGTCGGAGCCATGGACGCGGACTTCGCGCTCGCCGTCGACTACGCCAAGACCCGGATCGCGTTCGGGCGCCCGATCGGCTCGTTCCAGGGACTCAAGCACACCCTGGCGAACACCGGCCTGATGCTGGAGATGTGCAAGGGCCTGGTCGCCGGCGCCGCCGGGGCGCTCGGCTCCGGGGCCCCGGACGGCGCGGCGATGGCCCAGATGGCCCGCGCGTTCGTCAGCGAACGCGCGGTCGAACTGGCGCACAACTGCTTCCAGGTGTTCGGCGGGATCGGCTACACCTGGGAGCACGACCAGCACCTGTTCCTGCGCCGCCTCGCCGCCGAGGCCCACCAGTTCGGCGCGCCGGCCTGGTTCCGGGCACGCCTGTGGGGCCAGGCGGTGTCCGGCGGGCACACCACGGAGAGGACCGCCGATGTCTGA
- a CDS encoding acyl-CoA dehydrogenase family protein translates to MAGRPVRGRLPGPGWPPEWGGSAGHRPTRDLILLEELFRARAYRPLDQVRLAAHAILEFGSAAQKRAYLPRIRSGAHVWCQLFSEPDAGSDLASLRTRADWDGTAFTARGQKIWCTDGQWADMGLLLARTDPTVDRHAGLTAFMVPMDTPGITVRPIREMTGASEFCEVFLDGVRLSPDTVLGDVGGGWAVISSGLASERAFVGANAVQLEMMCDDLVALARAARLPDGTRAVDGQDVQAVLARMLARVEAARLTVRDTVRRVVRGEEHPSDGPVAKLVSTELNVELCERALEILAAAAHVEESAEEVVRRWYEAFLWSRALTISGGASEILRGVVGRQLLGLPRA, encoded by the coding sequence CTGGCTGGGCGCCCTGTACGAGGCCGGCTACCTGGGCCCGGCTGGCCGCCGGAGTGGGGTGGCAGCGCGGGACACCGGCCGACCCGGGACCTGATCCTGCTGGAGGAGCTGTTCCGGGCCCGGGCGTACCGTCCGCTGGACCAGGTGAGGCTGGCCGCCCACGCGATCCTGGAGTTCGGGTCGGCCGCGCAGAAGCGTGCGTACCTGCCGCGCATCCGCTCCGGCGCGCACGTGTGGTGCCAGCTGTTCAGCGAACCGGACGCGGGCAGCGACCTGGCGTCGCTGCGCACCCGGGCGGACTGGGACGGCACGGCGTTCACCGCCCGGGGGCAGAAGATCTGGTGCACGGACGGGCAGTGGGCCGACATGGGCCTGCTGCTGGCACGCACCGACCCGACGGTCGACCGGCACGCCGGGCTGACCGCGTTCATGGTGCCGATGGACACCCCGGGGATCACCGTGCGGCCCATCCGGGAGATGACCGGCGCGTCGGAGTTCTGCGAGGTGTTCCTCGACGGCGTACGGCTGTCCCCCGACACCGTGCTCGGCGACGTCGGCGGCGGCTGGGCGGTGATCTCGTCCGGACTCGCCTCGGAGCGCGCGTTCGTGGGCGCCAACGCGGTGCAACTGGAGATGATGTGCGACGACTTGGTGGCGCTGGCCCGTGCCGCCCGCCTGCCGGACGGTACGCGGGCGGTCGACGGGCAGGACGTCCAGGCCGTCCTGGCGCGGATGCTGGCCCGGGTCGAGGCGGCGAGGCTGACCGTGCGGGACACGGTGCGGCGCGTCGTGCGCGGCGAGGAGCATCCGTCCGACGGCCCGGTGGCCAAGCTCGTCTCCACGGAACTGAACGTCGAACTGTGCGAGCGCGCCTTGGAGATCCTGGCCGCCGCCGCGCATGTCGAGGAATCGGCCGAGGAGGTCGTGCGGCGGTGGTACGAAGCGTTCCTGTGGTCGCGCGCCCTCACCATCTCCGGGGGTGCCTCGGAGATCCTGCGCGGCGTCGTCGGGCGGCAGCTCCTCGGCCTGCCGCGAGCCTGA